Proteins encoded in a region of the Streptococcus sanguinis genome:
- a CDS encoding conjugal transfer protein: MDKETIYDYKRGVNAPYWIQEIKTQKGKRIWYFATPMQVDFFVVFALVLVLMVTYLSPLLLPLNKMTHSISLYLYWFIPYKLAKLYTEYEPQGKKMHVFLLDWLRYCWEYRLNNKAIYQGDRVETQEEMVYEKTEL, encoded by the coding sequence ATGGATAAGGAAACAATCTATGACTACAAAAGAGGTGTAAACGCTCCTTATTGGATTCAGGAGATTAAAACCCAAAAAGGGAAGCGGATTTGGTATTTTGCGACACCTATGCAGGTGGACTTCTTTGTAGTCTTCGCTTTGGTTTTAGTACTTATGGTGACCTATTTAAGTCCCTTGTTACTGCCATTGAACAAGATGACTCATTCCATTTCACTTTACCTTTATTGGTTTATCCCTTATAAGCTGGCTAAGCTCTATACAGAGTACGAACCGCAAGGTAAGAAAATGCACGTTTTCTTGTTAGACTGGCTGCGCTATTGCTGGGAATACCGTTTAAACAACAAGGCGATTTATCAAGGGGATCGAGTGGAAACACAAGAAGAGATGGTTTATGAAAAAACAGAATTATAG